In Desulfosalsimonas propionicica, the following are encoded in one genomic region:
- the lexA gene encoding transcriptional repressor LexA produces the protein MKTELSPRQQRLLDYLREQIAETGQTPSLRRAAGDLGVSHTAVAEMLKVLEQKGLVKRHGRYGRHLHLLNRAGATAGIQRIREVPVIGRITAGLPMYAQQQWEESIVVDAELYKGDNLFALRVKGDSMTGAGILSGDLAICRPRQYAADGEIAAVLINGEEATIKRFFARADHILLKSENPDFPPQRYGFDQVLVQGRVIGIQRGPDVMQRL, from the coding sequence ATGAAAACAGAATTGAGTCCACGACAGCAGCGGTTGCTCGATTATCTCCGGGAGCAGATCGCGGAAACCGGCCAGACGCCGTCTTTGCGCCGGGCCGCCGGGGATCTGGGAGTGAGCCATACGGCAGTGGCGGAAATGCTAAAAGTCCTGGAGCAAAAGGGGCTGGTAAAGCGCCATGGCCGCTACGGCAGGCATCTGCACCTGCTCAACCGCGCCGGCGCAACTGCCGGAATCCAGCGGATCCGGGAAGTTCCGGTCATCGGCCGGATCACCGCCGGGCTGCCCATGTACGCCCAGCAGCAATGGGAGGAAAGCATTGTGGTGGATGCAGAGCTTTATAAGGGAGACAATCTTTTTGCCCTGCGCGTAAAAGGCGATTCCATGACCGGCGCCGGCATCCTCAGCGGGGACCTGGCCATCTGCCGGCCCCGGCAGTATGCTGCAGACGGTGAAATCGCAGCCGTACTCATAAACGGCGAGGAAGCCACGATCAAGCGTTTCTTTGCAAGGGCCGACCATATCCTGCTCAAGTCTGAAAACCCGGATTTTCCGCCCCAGCGCTACGGGTTTGACCAGGTCCTGGTCCAGGGCCGGGTCATCGGGATCCAGCGCGGCCCGGACGTGATGCAGAGGCTCTGA